TGCCGATAGCTATGGAGAAGGGATTAAGGTTTGCAATCAGGGAAGGCGGTAAGACAGTTGGAGCAGGAGTTATCTCGGAAGTTATAGAGTAAGAGCATATGGTAGAAACTCAAAATCTAAGGATAAAATTAAAAGCTTATGATCACAGGTTGTTAGATCAATCTGTTAAGGAAATAGTGGAAACAGCAAAAAGGACAGGTGCGGTTATTAAAGGGCCTATCCCTATTCCTACAAAGATACAGCGTTATACTGTATTAAGATCACCGCACGTTGATAAGAAATCGAGAGAGCAATTTGAGATAAGAACGAGCGGTAGATTAATAGATATTATTGAACCAACACAGCAAACGGTTGATGCTTTAATGAAGATAGATCTCTCAGCAGGTGTTGATGTGGAAATCAAAAGCTTTGGGGGTAAGCAATAATGTTTTCGTCTATAATCGGTAAAAAAATAGGCTACACCAGGATATTTGATGATCAAGGGAATGCAGTCCCTGTTACGGTAATCCAGGCAGGACCGTGTAAGATTGTCAATATAAAGACCTTAGAGAAAGACGGTTATGAAGCTGTACAGCTTGGTTATGTGACAACGGTTGAAGGCAAATT
This region of Deltaproteobacteria bacterium genomic DNA includes:
- the rpsJ gene encoding 30S ribosomal protein S10: MVETQNLRIKLKAYDHRLLDQSVKEIVETAKRTGAVIKGPIPIPTKIQRYTVLRSPHVDKKSREQFEIRTSGRLIDIIEPTQQTVDALMKIDLSAGVDVEIKSFGGKQ